The Brassica oleracea var. oleracea cultivar TO1000 chromosome C6, BOL, whole genome shotgun sequence genome includes a region encoding these proteins:
- the LOC106300331 gene encoding LOW QUALITY PROTEIN: uncharacterized transporter YBR287W (The sequence of the model RefSeq protein was modified relative to this genomic sequence to represent the inferred CDS: inserted 2 bases in 1 codon) produces MQVLCFVPSSSLKMGLSRSSQQTTLMGSVYIWTYVYNLMRVLNSPIETQPSIESNYDTCKVPLIXASQEEDNQKVGRWDKVKRRIVSLSEKVNLSTIFAPSTIAAMIALVIGLITPLRKLIIGNGAPLGVLQDSVTLVGDGAIPAMTLIIGGNLLKGMRSSGMKKSTIIGVLVARYILLPISGVLIVRGAYKLDLITSEPLYQFVLLIQYAVPPAMNLGTITQLFGAGESECSVVMLWTYALASVSLTAWPTFFMWLVA; encoded by the exons ATGGGATCAGTTTACATATGGACTTACGTATACAATCTTATGCGGGTACTTAACTCTCCCATTGAAACACAACCTTCTATCGAATCCAACTACGACACCTGCAAAGTTCCATTGAT TGCTTCTCAAGAAGAAGATAACCAAAAG GTTGGGAGGTGGGACAAAGTCAAGAGAAGAATAGTTTCATTGTCGGAGAAAGTCAACTTAAGTACAATATTTGCTCCATCGACCATTGCTGCG ATGATCGCGCTTGTGATCGGTCTCATTACTCCTTTAAGGAAGCTAATAATCGGCAATGGAGCTCCTCTTGGAGTACTTCAAGACTCAGTAACTCTAGTGGG AGATGGAGCCATTCCTGCTATGACCTTGATCATTGGAGGAAACCTACTCAAAGGTATGAGGAGCTCAGGAATGAAAAAATCCACCATCATTGGTGTCTTGGTTGCACGTTACATTCTCCTACCTATAAGTGGTGTGTTAATAGTAAGAGGAGCATACAAGTTGGATCTGATTACCTCAGAGCCCTTGTACCAGTTCGTTCTGCTTATTCAGTATGCTGTCCCACCAGCAATGAATCTAG GCACAATAACTCAGTTATTTGGAGCTGGTGAAAGCGAATGCTCAGTGGTTATGTTATGGACTTACGCTTTGGCTTCTGTTTCACTCACTGCTTGGCCTACGTTCTTCATGTGGCTTGTGGCTTAA
- the LOC106300329 gene encoding cyclin-dependent kinase B2-1 has translation MDKEVIAVSAMDAFEKLEKVGEGTYGKVYRAREKATGKIVALKKTRLHEDEEGVPSTTLREISILRMLARDPHIVMLMDVKQGLSKDGKTVLYLVFEYMDTDVKKYIRSFRQTGDNIPPQIVKSLMYQLCKGIAFCHGHGVLHRDLKPHNLLMDPKTMRLKIADLGLARAFTLPMKKYTHEILTLWYRAPEVLLGATHYSTAVDMWSVGCVFAELVTNHAIFAGDSELQQLLHIFRLLGTPNEEMWPGVSTLKNWHAYPQWKPLSLSTSVPKLDQAGLDLLSKMLQYEPAKRISAKMAMEHPYFDDLQDKSSL, from the exons ATGGATAAGGAAGTTATAGCAGTTTCCGCCATGGACGCTTTTGAGAAGCTCGAGAAAGTCGGCGAAGGCACTTACGGGAAAGTCTACAGAGCCAGAGAGAAAGCCACGGGAAAGATCGTCGCTCTCAAGAAGACGCGTCTCCACGAGGACGAAGAAGGCGTTCCTTCCACCACTCTCCGCGAGATCTCCATCTTACGCATGCTCGCTCGCGATCCTCACATCGTCAT GTTGATGGACGTTAAGCAGGGACTGAGCAAAGACGGCAAAACTGTGCTGTACCTGGTGTTCGAGTACATGGACACTGACGTCAAGAAGTACATCAGAAGTTTCCGTCAAACCGGAGACAACATTCCTCCCCAAATCGTCAAGAGTTTGATGTACCAACTCTGCAAAGGGATCGCCTTCTGCCATGGCCACGGTGTGCTGCACAG AGATCTGAAGCCTCACAATCTCTTGATGGATCCCAAGACTATGAGGCTCAAGATTGCGGATCTTGGTTTAGCCAGAGCCTTCACTCTCCCTATGAAGAAGTATACTCATGAG ATATTGACTCTGTGGTATAGAGCTCCAGAAGTTCTTCTTGGCGCCACTCATTACTCTACAGCTGTTGATATGTGGTCTGTTGGCTGCGTTTTTG CTGAGCTTGTGACTAACCACGCGATTTTTGCTGGAGACTCTGAGCTCCAACAGCTTCTCCATATTTTCAG GTTGCTTGGGACACCCAACGAAGAAATGTGGCCAGGTGTGAGCACACTCAAGAACTGGCACGCGTACCCACAGTGGAAGCCGTTGAGTCTCTCCACGTCTGTTCCGAAACTCGACCAGGCTGGACTTGATCTTCTCTCT AAAATGCTGCAGTACGAGCCAGCGAAACGAATCTCAGCAAAGATGGCTATGGAGCATCCTTACTTCGATGATCTGCAGGACAAGTCCTCTCTCTGA